A window of Corythoichthys intestinalis isolate RoL2023-P3 chromosome 14, ASM3026506v1, whole genome shotgun sequence contains these coding sequences:
- the clul1 gene encoding clusterin-like protein 1 isoform X2 produces the protein MKVVLTLLFLTSLVTIISGASDNTNPSEDALKELSEAGEKAVGEEVKRALYGVGQMKDVLWKNQRKHEHLIKSLLHSGEKKKGAAQLTQDVTEKLQEAEAQCRVSLQSEWDECRPCLEDACKTFFTNTCRRGFATFQTKVENFFRRVSRRLSFSEPIAEMDDGQLNQNPDDSDSEVVRIQDAFTRLSRKVETLVNSSAALASRMSDGLDQAVRRALLSGPPMASATQDPDDPARDSGFLQGVGLEEVLESFFDFGRSVVEEFGAVVTQAFDGLQGPQPDDRKREKLFPRLLRNRLLCRELRKQSSECWQLQSQCEACQGSLLTECPSVRELHVELEQASQLLGISQEQYDEVLSIVRRHTDETLGWLGNMAAEFGWVARADTRNLFRLTRVAPKSQDQNMSARETQVEVNILDSPPFIFSVPGELQLQDPAFIQFVAQEALDKYKGMVRYEEDE, from the exons ATGAAGGTCGTGCTCACTCTGCTTTTCCTGACATCACTGGTCACGATTATCAGCGGTGCCTCGGACAACACAAATCCGTCAGAGGACGCTCTAAAAG AGTTGTCAGAGGCTGGAGAGAAAGCGGTGGGCGAGGAGGTGAAGCGCGCCTTGTATGGTGTAGGCCAGATGAAGGATGTGCTGTGGAAGAACCAGCGCAAGCATGAGCACCTCATCAAGTCTCTGCTGCACAGCGGCGAAAAGAAAAAG GGCGCGGCACAGTTAACGCAGGACGTAACAGAGAAGCTGCAGGAAGCCGAGGCGCAGTGCAGGGTCTCCTTGCAGTCGGAATGGGACGAGTGCCGACCTTGTTTGGAGGACGCATGTAAAACCTTTTTCACCAACACCTGCCGCAGAGGCTTCGCTACCTTCCAGACGAAA GTTGAAAACTTCTTCCGCCGTGTGTCAAGACGCTTAAGCTTCAGTGAACCGATAGCAGAAATGGATGACGGTCAGTTGAACCAAAACCCAGATGACTCTGACTCGGAGGTGGTCCGCATCCAGGATGCCTTCACTCGCCTGAGCCGCAAAGTGGAAACACTGGTGAACAGCAGTGCAGCCCTGGCTTCCAGAATGAGCGATGGATTGGATCAGGCGGTCCGCAGGGCACTCTTGAGCGGACCCCCGATGGCGAGCGCTACCCAGGATCCAGATGACCCTGCCCGTGACTCGGGCTTCCTGCAGGGCGTGGGCCTTGAGGAGGTGCTAGAGTCCTTCTTTGACTTTGGCCGTAGCGTGGTGGAGGAGTTTGGGGCAGTGGTAACCCAGGCGTTTGATGGCCTCCAAGGACCGCAGCCAGATGACAGAAAGAGAG AGAAACTATTCCCACGCCTCCTCCGTAACAGGCTGCTGTGCCGGGAACTGCGGAAACAATCGTCGGAGTGCTGGCAGCTGCAGAGCCAGTGTGAGGCCTGCCAGGGGTCTTTGTTGACAG AATGTCCCAGCGTGAGGGAGCTACATGTGGAGCTGGAGCAGGCCTCGCAGTTGCTGGGCATCTCCCAGGAACAGTACGACGAGGTCCTGTCCATCGTGCGGCGCCACACCGACGAGACGCTGGGCTGGCTGGGCAACATGGCAGCCGAGTTCGGATGGGTGGCGCGGGCTGACACAAGAAACCTTTTCCGCCTCACCAGG GTGGCGCCAAAGAGCCAAGACCAGAACATGTCAGCAAGAGAGACCCAAGTGGAGGTGAACATCCTCGACTCCCCTCCTTTTATCTTCTCCGTGCCGGGGGAACTGCAGCTGCAGGACCCAGCcttcatacagtttgtggcccaGGAAGCCCTTGATAAGTACAAGGGGATGGTTAG GTACGAAGAGGATGAGTGA
- the clul1 gene encoding clusterin-like protein 1 isoform X1, with amino-acid sequence MQDYRAWTSSKDANRIKLQVERAQIDVLASGKQSTYSVLIFLSALLLHLQAASTSETKSNEMKVVLTLLFLTSLVTIISGASDNTNPSEDALKELSEAGEKAVGEEVKRALYGVGQMKDVLWKNQRKHEHLIKSLLHSGEKKKGAAQLTQDVTEKLQEAEAQCRVSLQSEWDECRPCLEDACKTFFTNTCRRGFATFQTKVENFFRRVSRRLSFSEPIAEMDDGQLNQNPDDSDSEVVRIQDAFTRLSRKVETLVNSSAALASRMSDGLDQAVRRALLSGPPMASATQDPDDPARDSGFLQGVGLEEVLESFFDFGRSVVEEFGAVVTQAFDGLQGPQPDDRKREKLFPRLLRNRLLCRELRKQSSECWQLQSQCEACQGSLLTECPSVRELHVELEQASQLLGISQEQYDEVLSIVRRHTDETLGWLGNMAAEFGWVARADTRNLFRLTRVAPKSQDQNMSARETQVEVNILDSPPFIFSVPGELQLQDPAFIQFVAQEALDKYKGMVRYEEDE; translated from the exons CTTCCACATCTGAGACCAAAAGCAACGAGATGAAGGTCGTGCTCACTCTGCTTTTCCTGACATCACTGGTCACGATTATCAGCGGTGCCTCGGACAACACAAATCCGTCAGAGGACGCTCTAAAAG AGTTGTCAGAGGCTGGAGAGAAAGCGGTGGGCGAGGAGGTGAAGCGCGCCTTGTATGGTGTAGGCCAGATGAAGGATGTGCTGTGGAAGAACCAGCGCAAGCATGAGCACCTCATCAAGTCTCTGCTGCACAGCGGCGAAAAGAAAAAG GGCGCGGCACAGTTAACGCAGGACGTAACAGAGAAGCTGCAGGAAGCCGAGGCGCAGTGCAGGGTCTCCTTGCAGTCGGAATGGGACGAGTGCCGACCTTGTTTGGAGGACGCATGTAAAACCTTTTTCACCAACACCTGCCGCAGAGGCTTCGCTACCTTCCAGACGAAA GTTGAAAACTTCTTCCGCCGTGTGTCAAGACGCTTAAGCTTCAGTGAACCGATAGCAGAAATGGATGACGGTCAGTTGAACCAAAACCCAGATGACTCTGACTCGGAGGTGGTCCGCATCCAGGATGCCTTCACTCGCCTGAGCCGCAAAGTGGAAACACTGGTGAACAGCAGTGCAGCCCTGGCTTCCAGAATGAGCGATGGATTGGATCAGGCGGTCCGCAGGGCACTCTTGAGCGGACCCCCGATGGCGAGCGCTACCCAGGATCCAGATGACCCTGCCCGTGACTCGGGCTTCCTGCAGGGCGTGGGCCTTGAGGAGGTGCTAGAGTCCTTCTTTGACTTTGGCCGTAGCGTGGTGGAGGAGTTTGGGGCAGTGGTAACCCAGGCGTTTGATGGCCTCCAAGGACCGCAGCCAGATGACAGAAAGAGAG AGAAACTATTCCCACGCCTCCTCCGTAACAGGCTGCTGTGCCGGGAACTGCGGAAACAATCGTCGGAGTGCTGGCAGCTGCAGAGCCAGTGTGAGGCCTGCCAGGGGTCTTTGTTGACAG AATGTCCCAGCGTGAGGGAGCTACATGTGGAGCTGGAGCAGGCCTCGCAGTTGCTGGGCATCTCCCAGGAACAGTACGACGAGGTCCTGTCCATCGTGCGGCGCCACACCGACGAGACGCTGGGCTGGCTGGGCAACATGGCAGCCGAGTTCGGATGGGTGGCGCGGGCTGACACAAGAAACCTTTTCCGCCTCACCAGG GTGGCGCCAAAGAGCCAAGACCAGAACATGTCAGCAAGAGAGACCCAAGTGGAGGTGAACATCCTCGACTCCCCTCCTTTTATCTTCTCCGTGCCGGGGGAACTGCAGCTGCAGGACCCAGCcttcatacagtttgtggcccaGGAAGCCCTTGATAAGTACAAGGGGATGGTTAG GTACGAAGAGGATGAGTGA